One part of the Oryzias melastigma strain HK-1 linkage group LG21, ASM292280v2, whole genome shotgun sequence genome encodes these proteins:
- the ttc21b gene encoding tetratricopeptide repeat protein 21B, with protein MEDEETLLASILYYCHEKYYNHAVKATSDAQRKYTNDPTYIFFHAYGTLMQDQIQEATAELDTIRDDRHVSLCTLMALLYAEKRKANPDKEVIQELDAKIKEDRKSAPPKSLYYAGTFLWLLGRNDKAREYVERMIKLSNGSKEGIILKAWIDVTSGKDSNVRKAGKYFDEGLKEGADVFALMGKAQYYEYRQNYSGALEIVNQIIVSSPGFLPALIKKMKLMLSLQNWDQTVDTADRLLQKDKNNLEALRMLALHSVCRDGDFTEAAKQLSNLISSLDILEPNNPELFYRMSLAFTRVCGRSKKVIELTFKMVEKAFSLAPGDPDLAIELGYQMALMGRTKEALKWYKTSTSNKEEASISALTGIVRCHLMEGHVDDAEQQLEFLTEVQKSIGKSGELLYLQAVLAAKKRRSPEEVTNLLNDAVDTHFSSLQGLPLGVEYLEKMNPDFLLEIIQEYLALCPAKPPAAGQPPAPQLQHCAKLLDTVVKIIPGLLNAVFLMAKVRYLCGDIDAAQSSLRHCLDQCPSHADAHLLMAQIHLLQGNITLCTHSLELCLSQDFEIRGHPLYHLIMAQAKKKMGELAEAIQILQMAMSLPGVRRAESASKSKQKKMEISSADCVSIFLELAEALWLNGQQHEAAKVMQDAINEFSGTSEELRVTIANTDQALLRGDAELALKMLRNITPEQPYYIQAKEKMANIYLTHKREKRLYVSCYREIVEKLSSPHTYLLLGDAYMNILEPEKAIEAYDQALKKNPKDSILASKMGKALVKTHNYFEAIKYYEAALQTEQHTFLRYDLAELLMKMKQYDRSEKVLHDALAHEPVNELPLLSDDCRYLVLLAKIQIKVEKNEEALFSLKKARDVQAKVVKRMQLEQPDAVPAQKKIAAEICAEIAKHYTSQRGYERAVQFYKEALVYCETDLKVMVELARLYLTLDEADACKEQCRIILKIDPHNEDATLMMADIMFRKQEYEQAVFHFQQLLERKPDNYLALSRIIDLLRRAGKLEEVPRFLEMVEKHSYRSKIDPGFHYCKGLYLWYTGQPNDALRHFNKARKDNDWGQNAVYNMIEIYLNPDNDTLGGELFENLDGEIGNSTEKQESEQLAVRTAEKLLREIKPQTPGGHVQLRILENYCLLATKQKANIEKALSVFSEIASNEKDHAPALLAMATAYMMLKQTPRARNQLKIIAKMNWNLADADEFEKSWLLLADIYIHSGKFDLAGDLLKRCLNHNKSCCKAYEYQGYIMEKEMAFRDAALNYELAWKYGNQTNPNIGYKLAFNYLKAKKHVEAIDVCHKVLVLHPHYPKIRKEILDKARGALRP; from the exons atggaGGACGAGGAAACGTTGCTG GCATCAATCCTATACTACTGCCATGAAAAGTACTACAATCACGCTGTAAAAGCCACATCAGACGCTCAAAGGAAATACACCAATGATCCcacatacattttctttcatgcATATGGGACTCTAATGCAAG ATCAAATTCAAGAAGCAACAGCAGAACTGGACACAATAAGAGACGATCGGCATGTTTCTCTGTGCACACTCATGGCCCTTCTTtatgcagagaaaagaaaagcaaatccAG ACAAAGAGGTAATTCAGGAACTTGATGCAAAGATAAAAGAAGACCGTAAAAGTGCGCCTCCTAAGAGTTTGTACTACGCTGGGACCTTTCTCTGGCTATTGGGGCGAAATGATAAAGCAAGAGAGTACGTAGAACGAATGATCAAACTCTCCAATGGCTCTAAAGAG GGAATCATTCTCAAAGCTTGGATAGACGTTACTTCTGGAAAAGACTCCAATGTCCGAAAGGCTGGAAAGTACTTCGATGAGGGACTGAAAGAAGGAGCTGACGTTTTTGCTCTGATGGGAAAG GCACAGTACTATGAATACCGGCAGAACTACTCTGGAGCATTAGAGATAGTTAACCAAATCATAGTGAGTTCCCCAGGCTTTCTACCTGCTCTCatcaagaaaatgaaactaaTGCTAAGCCTTCAAAACTGGGATCAAACCGTAGACACGGCAGACAG GCTCTTACAGAAGGATAAAAATAACCTGGAGGCCCTGCGGATGCTAGCACTGCATTCTGTGTGCAGAGATGGGGATTTCACTGAG GCAGCAAAGCAGCTCTCCAACCTTATCAGCAGCTTAGACATCCTGGAACCAAACAACCCGGAGCTTTTCTACAGAATGTCTCTTGCCTTCACTCGTGTT TGTGGGCGCAGTAAAAAAGTCATCGAGCTGACATTCAAAATGGTGGAAAAAGCCTTCTCGTTGGCACCAGGGGACCCCGATTTAGCCATCGAACTGGGCTACCAGATGGCTCTAATGGGCAGAACAAAGGAGGCTCTAAAGTGGTACAAGACTTCTACATCCAACAAGGAGGAAGCTAGTATTTCCGCTCTGACTG GTATAGTTCGCTGCCATCTGATGGAGGGTCACGTTGACGACGCAGAGCAACAGTTGGAGTTTCTCACAGAAGTTCAAAAGTCCATTGGAAAATCCGGG gagCTCTTGTACCTGCAGGCCGTTCTGGCGGCGAAAAAGCGGCGGTCCCCGGAAGAGGTGACCAACCTGCTGAACGATGCAGTGGACACCCACTTTTCCTCGCTGCAGGGCCTGCCTTTGGGAGTAGAGTATCTGGAGAAGATGAATCCAGATTTCCTGCTGGAAATCATCCAAGAATATCTCGCGCTCTGTCCTGCAAAG CCTCCTGCCGCGGGCCAGCCTCCTGCACCTCAGCTCCAGCACTGTGCCAAACTGTTGGATACTGTGGTAAAAATTATTCCTGGTCTTCTTAATGCAGTTTTTCTGATGGCCAAAGTCAGATATCTCTGTG GCGATATCGATGCTGCTCAGAGCAGTCTACGTCACTGCCTAGACCAGTGTCCATCTCATGCAGACGCTCACCTTCTAATGGCTCAGATCCATCTGCTGCAGGGAAACATAACTCTGTGCACCCATTCTCTAGAACTCTGCCTCAGCCAGGACTTTGAG ATTCGAGGccacccgctctaccacctgattATGGCCCAGGCTAAGAAGAAAATGGGCGAGCTCGCAGAGGCCATTCAGATATTACAGATGGCCATGAGTCTTCCAGGTGTCCGTAGAGCTGAATCTGCttcaaaatctaaacaaaagaaGATGGAAATCAGCTCTGCTGACTGTGTTTCTATCTTCTTGGAGCTCGCTGAGGCCCTGTGGCTCAATGGACAACAG catgAAGCTGCAAAGGTGATGCAGGACGCCATTAACGAGTTTTCTGGGACGTCTGAGGAGCTGCGAGTCACCATCGCCAACACAGACCAGGCCCTGCTGCGTGGAGACGCTGAACTGGCACTGAAAATGCTGCGAAACATCACCCCTGAACAGCCCTACTACATCCAAGCAAAAGAGAAAATGGCAAACATATATCTGACGCACAAAAGAGAAAAGCGGCTGTATGTGAGCTGTTACAg AGAAATTGTGGAGAAGCTGTCCAGCCCTCACACATATCTCCTTCTTGGAGACGCCTACATGAACATTCTGGAG ccagAGAAAGCCATTGAGGCGTACGACCAGGCTCTGAAGAAAAACCCCAAAGACTCCATTTTAGCGAGTAAAATGGGGAAAGCTCTGGTCAAGACTCATAACTACTTTGAG GCTATTAAGTACTACGAGGCTGCCCTGCAGACTGAGCAACACACGTTCCTGCGCTACGACCTGGCCGAGCTtctgatgaagatgaagcagTACGACCGCAGTGAAAAGGTCCTACACGACGCTCTGGCTCATGAACCAG tgaATGAACTGCCTTTACTCTCTGATGACTGCCGTTATCTGGTCCTGTTGGCAAAGATTcaaattaaagttgaaaaaaatgaggaagctttgttttctttgaaaaaa GCGCGAGACGTGCAAGCCAAGGTGGTGAAGCGCATGCAGTTGGAGCAGCCCGACGCCGTCCCCGCGCAAAAGAAGATCGCAGCAGAGATCTGTGCCGAGATCGCCAAACACTACACGAGTCAGAGGGGCTACGAGAGAGCCGTCCAGTTTTACAAAGAAGCTCTTGTGTATTGCGAGACAGATCTCAAG GTGATGGTGGAGCTGGCACGCTTATACCTCACCCTGGATGAGGCGGATGCTTGCAAGGAGCAATGCCGGATCATTTTAAAGATTGACCCACACAATGAAGACGCAACTCTG ATGATGGCAGACATCATGTTCAGAAAACAAGAGTACGAACaagcagtttttcattttcagcaactTCTGGAGCGGAAGCCAG acaacTACCTAGCTTTGTCACGGATCATTGACTTGTTGAGAAGAGCCGGCAAGTTGGAAGAAGTCCCCCGCTTTCTTGAGATGGTTGAAAAACATTCGTATAGGTCTAAAATAGACCCTGGCTTCCATTACTGCAAAGGACTTTATCTTTG GTACACAGGACAACCCAACGATGCACTACGGCATTTTAACAAAGCTCGGAAAGACAACGACTGGGGTCAGAACGCCGTTTACAACATGATTGAAATCTACCTGAACCCTGACAACGACACACTCGGAGGGGAGCTGTTTGAGAATTTAGATGGTGAAATTGG CAACTCAACAGAGAAGCAGGAGTCGGAGCAGCTTGCGGTGAGAACGGCTGAGAAGTTGCTACGGGAGATAAAGCCTCAGACGCCAGGCGGACACGTACAGCTCCGCATCCTGGAGAACTACTGTCTCCTTGCGACCAAACAGAAGGCCAATATAGAGAAAGCTCTTAGTGTTTTCTCAGAGATTGCAAGCAATGAG AAAGACCACGCACCAGCACTTTTGGCCATGGCAACCGCATACATGATGCTGAAGCAAACTCCCCGAGCCAGGAACCAGCTTAAGATCATAGCTAAGATGAACTGGAACCTGGCCGACGCAGACGAGTTTGAGAAGAGCTGGTTGCTGCTGGCAGATATTTACATCCATTCAGGAAAGTTTGATTTGGCTGGAGACCTTCTGAAAAGATGCTTAAATCACAATAAG TCGTGCTGCAAGGCTTATGAATATCAGGGCTACATAATGGAAAAAGAGATGGCGTTCCGTGATGCAGCACTTAATTATGAACTGGCTTGGAAGTATGGGAATCAGACCAATCCAAATATTG GATATAAACTTGCTTTTAactacttaaaagcaaaaaagcacGTTGAGGCCATAGACGTCTGTCACAAG GTTCTTGTCCTTCATCCACATTATCCAAAGATTAGAAAGGAAATCTTGGACAAAGCTCGTGGTGCCTTAAGACCTTAA